In Pseudoalteromonas carrageenovora IAM 12662, the following proteins share a genomic window:
- a CDS encoding SDR family oxidoreductase, which yields MEIKNNTVVITGGAQGLGFAMAQKFALMGANIALIDMAQELLNNACEKLTQLEGVSGTIKGYASNVTVESEVENVFNTINSDFGHIGVLINNAGILRDGMFIKAKDGKVVKKMSLEQFQSVIDVNLTGVFLAGREAASHMIESGKGGVIVNMSSVARAGNIGQTNYAASKAGVVALTTTWAKELGRFGIRVGAIAPGVISTAMTDAMKPEARQRMLAVTPVGRLGESDEIAHTAQYIIENDFFTGRVVEIDGGIRL from the coding sequence GTGGAAATTAAAAATAACACGGTAGTAATAACCGGTGGCGCACAAGGCTTAGGCTTTGCAATGGCGCAAAAATTTGCCCTTATGGGCGCTAACATCGCACTTATAGATATGGCGCAAGAGTTATTAAACAACGCATGCGAGAAACTAACACAGCTTGAAGGTGTATCTGGCACTATTAAAGGCTACGCCTCAAACGTAACTGTTGAGAGCGAAGTAGAAAACGTATTTAATACCATTAATAGCGATTTTGGCCACATTGGTGTGCTTATAAACAACGCCGGTATTTTACGCGACGGCATGTTTATAAAAGCTAAAGACGGCAAAGTGGTTAAAAAAATGTCCCTTGAGCAATTTCAATCAGTAATTGATGTAAATCTCACTGGCGTATTTTTAGCAGGGCGTGAAGCTGCAAGCCACATGATTGAATCAGGCAAAGGCGGCGTTATAGTCAATATGTCGAGCGTAGCGCGAGCAGGTAACATAGGCCAAACAAACTACGCGGCATCAAAAGCAGGCGTAGTAGCACTTACCACCACGTGGGCTAAAGAGCTTGGCCGCTTTGGTATACGCGTAGGCGCTATTGCACCAGGTGTAATAAGTACCGCCATGACCGACGCCATGAAACCCGAAGCCAGACAACGTATGCTTGCAGTAACACCCGTAGGGCGTTTAGGCGAAAGCGACGAAATTGCCCATACAGCACAGTACATAATCGAAAACGACTTTTTCACCGGTCGCGTGGTTGAAATAGACGGCGGTATTCGTTTGTAA
- a CDS encoding phage integrase N-terminal SAM-like domain-containing protein, translating into MKSPFLTMIAEQMYLKRYDKSTIKAYLYWIASFIRFNSMRHPTTMGDNEVELII; encoded by the coding sequence ATGAAATCACCTTTTTTAACTATGATAGCCGAACAAATGTATCTAAAGCGTTATGATAAAAGTACCATTAAAGCGTATTTATACTGGATAGCTTCGTTTATTCGATTTAACTCTATGAGGCACCCAACAACAATGGGAGATAATGAGGTTGAGCTTATTATTTAA